A single region of the Rhodomicrobium lacus genome encodes:
- a CDS encoding MarR family winged helix-turn-helix transcriptional regulator, translating into MIADFVRVQPDDQSLKSNYLVTLRMIERLHRLLLDLIKDEFERVGRTDVNSVQALLLFNIGDVELTAGELKTRGLYLGSNVSYNLKKLVESGYIHHQRSRTDKRSVRVKLTDKGKAISEMVNRLLERQLNMLEKVGGVSVPDLKHFNQISVKLERFWGDQIRYQL; encoded by the coding sequence ATGATCGCCGATTTCGTACGCGTCCAGCCGGACGACCAGTCGTTGAAATCCAATTATCTGGTGACGCTGCGCATGATCGAGCGGCTGCACCGTCTTCTTCTCGACCTGATCAAGGACGAGTTCGAGCGCGTCGGCCGCACCGACGTCAACAGCGTGCAGGCCCTCCTGCTCTTCAACATCGGCGACGTCGAACTCACCGCTGGCGAACTGAAGACTCGCGGCCTGTATCTCGGCTCGAACGTATCCTATAATCTGAAGAAGCTCGTGGAAAGCGGCTACATCCACCACCAGCGTTCCCGCACAGACAAGCGCTCCGTGCGCGTGAAGCTGACCGACAAGGGCAAGGCCATTTCCGAGATGGTAAACCGGCTGCTCGAACGGCAATTGAATATGCTGGAGAAGGTTGGGGGCGTCTCGGTGCCGGATCTCAAGCACTTCAATCAGATTTCGGTGAAGCTCGAACGCTTCTGGGGCGACCAGATCCGCTACCAGCTCTGA
- a CDS encoding PriCT-2 domain-containing protein translates to MVRIGIRLGKPSKVEGLYLHAIDLDIRVPEAKSEALDSLDELISDGDLKELPRVQSGSGGASRHFYFLTGDAFRSKKLAHSKHKFTGDDGKEHWEWEIELFGTGKQVVLPPSFHPDTGKAYRWVLQPDLKRGIPQISADLIDELVGGDESTSFYENSEPLNLTIDEARDYLDAIPDWADDRESWVRVGMALKHEFADDKALIKDAWELFDEWSRRGYGYNRAKNLAQWRGFKFDREELVTMRSIVAEANDRALYETIAELDDEDEDGPPAPPSAKVLMSMFDDLDGPPALPRDQDADPYTILKREGVPDHVLSIPGVLQEVVDYYNATAIKPQPQFAVQAALAFGSVVLGRHWSSDESNFTSLYFLNLAPTAGGKEHAKRVIEEFLTEAGLDALIGPKNDASEAGVFSTLLTKPRHICITDEFGRYLSSARGGAGNANKSEAQSALMEVFGRLDGMWQTNGYSTRGMTKEQADAQNNAKVVRPALTLLGMTTPQSFYDALGQKDILDGFLNRFLIVESPLGRQSSRPRQGARPQKRVVRWARQKAWEIGGDDDDLEGMRATVEPSFAPEPILVPFSKACRPILAEMEQAVSREMDRLDACGMAELYGRTREIAMRMALIVAVSDGCDVIKPRHLEWARDYVFFYQARMAKLFEGNIGKTDIEKACDAVCEYLETCGDEGAPEYKIADNRRKKFGKLSTRERDEVFALLLRDRRIRVTDRTAKRGTKKPWYALVK, encoded by the coding sequence ATGGTCAGAATCGGAATCCGGCTCGGGAAGCCGTCGAAGGTTGAGGGGCTGTATCTTCACGCCATCGACCTCGATATCCGGGTTCCCGAGGCCAAATCCGAGGCTTTGGATAGCCTCGACGAGCTGATTTCGGACGGGGATTTGAAGGAACTGCCGCGCGTGCAGTCGGGATCGGGCGGGGCTTCGCGCCATTTCTACTTTCTGACCGGGGACGCCTTCCGATCCAAGAAACTCGCCCACAGCAAACACAAATTCACCGGCGACGACGGCAAAGAGCATTGGGAATGGGAAATCGAGCTATTCGGCACCGGAAAACAGGTCGTCTTGCCGCCGAGCTTCCATCCCGACACCGGCAAGGCTTACAGGTGGGTGCTTCAGCCTGATCTGAAGCGCGGAATACCGCAAATCTCGGCCGACCTCATCGACGAGCTGGTCGGCGGCGACGAAAGTACCAGCTTCTATGAAAATTCCGAGCCGCTGAACCTCACTATCGACGAGGCCCGCGACTATCTCGACGCGATACCGGATTGGGCCGATGACCGGGAGAGCTGGGTTCGCGTCGGAATGGCGCTCAAACACGAATTTGCCGACGACAAGGCCCTCATCAAGGATGCATGGGAGCTGTTCGACGAATGGTCGCGGCGCGGATACGGCTACAACCGCGCCAAGAACCTCGCCCAATGGCGGGGCTTCAAGTTCGACCGTGAGGAACTCGTCACCATGCGCTCCATCGTTGCCGAGGCGAACGACCGCGCCCTCTACGAGACCATCGCAGAGCTTGACGATGAGGACGAGGACGGCCCGCCAGCGCCGCCGAGCGCGAAGGTGCTGATGTCGATGTTCGACGATCTCGACGGCCCTCCTGCGCTGCCGAGAGACCAAGACGCAGACCCCTACACCATACTCAAGCGCGAGGGCGTTCCCGATCACGTCCTGAGCATCCCCGGCGTGCTGCAAGAGGTCGTCGACTATTACAACGCCACGGCGATCAAGCCGCAGCCGCAGTTCGCCGTACAGGCGGCGCTCGCCTTCGGATCAGTGGTGCTCGGCCGACATTGGTCATCGGACGAGAGCAACTTCACGAGCCTCTACTTCCTCAATCTGGCTCCTACGGCGGGAGGCAAGGAGCACGCCAAGCGAGTCATCGAAGAGTTTCTGACAGAGGCCGGTCTCGACGCCCTCATCGGCCCGAAGAACGACGCGTCAGAGGCAGGTGTCTTCTCGACGCTCCTGACCAAGCCGAGACACATCTGCATCACCGACGAGTTCGGTCGATACCTGTCGTCGGCGCGCGGCGGGGCGGGAAACGCCAACAAGTCCGAGGCGCAAAGCGCGCTGATGGAGGTGTTTGGCCGTCTCGACGGGATGTGGCAGACGAACGGCTACAGCACGCGCGGCATGACGAAAGAGCAAGCTGACGCTCAGAACAATGCGAAGGTAGTGCGACCCGCCCTGACGCTCCTCGGCATGACCACACCTCAGAGCTTCTACGATGCCCTCGGCCAGAAAGACATCCTCGACGGCTTCCTCAACCGCTTCCTGATCGTCGAAAGCCCGCTCGGACGACAGTCGAGTCGACCCCGGCAAGGAGCCAGACCGCAGAAGCGCGTCGTCAGATGGGCACGGCAGAAGGCATGGGAGATCGGAGGCGACGATGATGACCTCGAAGGCATGCGGGCGACGGTCGAGCCGTCGTTTGCGCCTGAGCCGATCCTCGTCCCCTTCTCGAAGGCGTGCAGGCCGATCCTTGCCGAGATGGAGCAGGCTGTGAGCCGGGAGATGGATCGGCTCGACGCATGCGGCATGGCCGAACTCTACGGTCGAACGCGTGAGATCGCGATGAGGATGGCGCTTATCGTGGCGGTGAGCGATGGCTGCGACGTAATCAAGCCGAGGCATCTCGAATGGGCGCGCGACTACGTGTTCTTCTATCAGGCCCGGATGGCGAAACTGTTCGAGGGCAACATCGGGAAGACCGACATAGAAAAAGCTTGCGATGCGGTCTGTGAATATCTTGAGACGTGCGGGGACGAAGGCGCTCCTGAATATAAAATAGCAGATAATCGGAGAAAGAAATTCGGGAAGTTGTCGACGAGGGAACGCGACGAGGTGTTCGCCCTTTTGCTCCGCGACCGTCGAATCCGGGTGACGGATCGCACCGCGAAACGAGGTACGAAAAAGCCGTGGTACGCGCTCGTGAAATAA
- the rpmA gene encoding 50S ribosomal protein L27, giving the protein MAHKKAGGSSRNGRDSEGRRLGVKKFGGEKVISGNIILRQRGTQWHPGEGVGLGKDHTIFAIREGVVEFKAKSNGRTFVSVVDAGE; this is encoded by the coding sequence ATGGCACATAAAAAAGCAGGCGGTTCGTCCCGTAACGGCCGCGACTCCGAAGGCCGCCGCCTCGGCGTCAAAAAGTTCGGCGGCGAGAAGGTCATCTCCGGCAACATCATCCTTCGCCAGCGCGGCACGCAGTGGCATCCGGGTGAGGGCGTCGGCCTTGGCAAGGACCACACGATTTTCGCGATCCGCGAGGGTGTCGTCGAGTTCAAGGCCAAGAGCAACGGCCGGACCTTCGTCTCCGTCGTCGACGCGGGCGAATAA
- the rplU gene encoding 50S ribosomal protein L21, giving the protein MVYAVIRTGGKQYKVAPQDVLQIEKIEGAAGDSVNFAEVLALGGEGEPKFGAPLVDGAAVAAEIVEQGKGPKVIIFKKRRRQNSRRRNGHRQFLTTVRIIDILTDGKAPVKAAEATPTEEAPKKAAKAKAAPAEGGEEAPKKPRAKKADKAE; this is encoded by the coding sequence ATGGTCTACGCCGTTATTCGCACGGGCGGAAAGCAATACAAGGTTGCGCCGCAGGACGTGCTTCAGATCGAGAAAATTGAAGGGGCCGCAGGCGATTCGGTGAACTTCGCTGAAGTTCTGGCGCTTGGCGGCGAAGGCGAGCCGAAGTTCGGCGCGCCGCTCGTCGATGGCGCGGCGGTCGCCGCCGAGATCGTCGAGCAGGGCAAGGGCCCCAAGGTCATCATCTTCAAGAAGCGCCGTCGCCAGAACTCGCGCCGCCGCAACGGCCACCGTCAGTTTCTGACGACCGTGCGCATCATCGACATCCTGACGGACGGCAAGGCACCCGTTAAGGCCGCCGAAGCCACGCCCACGGAAGAAGCTCCGAAAAAGGCCGCGAAGGCGAAAGCCGCTCCGGCGGAAGGCGGCGAGGAGGCTCCGAAGAAGCCCCGCGCCAAGAAAGCGGACAAGGCCGAGTGA
- the panC gene encoding pantoate--beta-alanine ligase, protein MSNRLPLIRTAGELRKTVAGWRKRGEKVALVPTMGALHEGHLSLIRLAKKLADRVVVSVFVNPTQFAPHEDYNSYPRTEEQDWHKLAAGGADAMYAPNVHEIYPPDFATRVEVAGVTQTLEGISRPHFFSGVTTIVAKLFLQCLPDVAVFGEKDYQQLLVIKRMVKDLNFPIVIVPGPILREPDGLAMSSRNVYLDARERGLAPQLHAVLADMASDLVAEREVEETLAQGQARLEGAGFRVDYLEIRDAETLLPLEGVVRQPARVLAAIYLGRVRLIDNVAVIPE, encoded by the coding sequence ATGAGCAATCGGTTACCGTTGATCCGGACTGCCGGCGAGTTGCGAAAGACCGTTGCGGGCTGGCGCAAGCGGGGCGAGAAGGTTGCGCTCGTGCCCACCATGGGGGCCCTGCACGAGGGACACCTGTCGCTTATCAGGCTCGCCAAGAAGCTCGCGGATCGCGTGGTGGTTTCCGTCTTCGTCAATCCGACGCAATTCGCGCCTCACGAAGACTACAATTCCTATCCGCGCACCGAAGAGCAGGACTGGCACAAGCTCGCAGCCGGCGGTGCGGACGCGATGTATGCGCCGAACGTGCATGAAATATATCCCCCGGATTTCGCGACACGCGTCGAGGTGGCAGGTGTCACGCAGACGCTCGAAGGCATCTCGCGGCCGCATTTCTTCTCGGGCGTGACGACGATCGTCGCGAAGCTCTTCCTCCAATGCCTGCCCGACGTGGCCGTTTTCGGCGAGAAGGACTACCAGCAGCTTCTCGTCATCAAGCGCATGGTGAAGGATCTGAATTTTCCCATCGTCATCGTGCCTGGCCCGATCCTGCGCGAGCCGGACGGTCTCGCCATGTCGTCGCGCAATGTCTATCTCGATGCGCGCGAGCGCGGGCTGGCTCCGCAGCTTCACGCCGTCCTCGCGGACATGGCATCCGATCTCGTCGCCGAGCGTGAGGTGGAAGAGACGCTGGCGCAGGGGCAGGCGCGGCTCGAAGGTGCCGGTTTCCGTGTCGACTATCTCGAAATTCGCGATGCCGAGACGCTGCTTCCGCTGGAAGGCGTGGTGCGTCAGCCTGCGCGCGTGCTCGCCGCCATCTATCTCGGCCGAGTTCGCCTCATCGACAATGTCGCCGTCATTCCCGAATGA
- a CDS encoding IS5 family transposase (programmed frameshift), whose protein sequence is MSALFLLSERQMARISPFFPLPHGVPRVDDRRVVSGIVYVIKHGLQWKDAPKAYGPHKTLYNRFIRWSRLGVFDRIFASLAGEGPRPERIMIDATHLKAHRTAASLLKRGLLPRFIGRTKGGMNSKLHAVCDEKGRPLVLLLTEGQLSDHKGAALVLDALPDARALIADKGYDSAWFRQVLEDKGISPCIPSSRSRKRPYPYDRALYRERHRIENLFAKLKDWRRIATRYDRCAHTFFSAILIAATVIFWLPQQ, encoded by the exons ATGAGCGCACTGTTTTTGCTGAGCGAGCGCCAGATGGCGCGGATATCGCCGTTTTTTCCGCTGCCGCATGGGGTGCCGCGCGTCGACGACCGCCGTGTGGTGAGCGGCATCGTTTACGTCATCAAGCACGGCCTTCAGTGGAAAGACGCGCCGAAGGCGTATGGGCCGCACAAGACCCTTTACAACCGCTTCATCCGCTGGAGCAGGCTCGGTGTGTTCGACCGCATCTTCGCGAGCCTTGCCGGAGAGGGACCCAGGCCAGAGCGCATCATGATCGACGCGACCCACCTCAAGGCACACCGCACGGCGGCGAGCCTGCTCAAAAGGGGGCTTT TACCCCGCTTTATCGGACGAACGAAGGGCGGCATGAACTCGAAGCTGCACGCGGTCTGCGACGAAAAAGGCCGGCCGCTCGTCCTGCTTCTCACCGAGGGGCAGTTGAGCGACCACAAGGGCGCGGCGCTGGTGCTCGACGCCCTGCCGGATGCCCGCGCGCTGATCGCCGACAAGGGCTATGACAGCGCATGGTTCCGGCAAGTCCTTGAAGACAAGGGCATCTCGCCTTGCATCCCGTCGTCCAGAAGCCGCAAGCGACCCTACCCTTACGACAGGGCGCTCTACCGGGAGCGGCACAGGATCGAAAATCTGTTTGCAAAACTGAAAGACTGGCGCCGCATCGCGACACGATACGACCGATGCGCCCACACCTTCTTTTCCGCCATACTCATCGCCGCAACCGTCATCTTCTGGTTACCTCAACAATGA
- a CDS encoding SDR family NAD(P)-dependent oxidoreductase, translating to MAVVAGVGAPKGLGAALARRFASEGLHVFIAGRTLERLEAIAGAISDAGGLATPVVTDVTREADVRRLFDLADKKKSLELAVYNVGNNIALPLLETSPETFESLWKQNAFGGFLFGSEAVRRLASRGKGTLIFTGATASLRARPPFVAFASAKAALRAVAQGLAREFGPKGVHVAHVIVDGVIDGDYARGKFAAYVESKGDDGLLEPDAIADAYWTLHRQHDSTWTHELDLRPFKEPF from the coding sequence GTGGCCGTTGTCGCGGGTGTCGGCGCGCCGAAAGGGCTCGGTGCCGCGCTGGCGAGACGGTTCGCTTCGGAAGGTCTTCACGTTTTCATCGCCGGACGAACTCTCGAGCGGCTTGAGGCCATCGCTGGCGCCATAAGCGATGCTGGCGGTCTCGCCACGCCCGTGGTGACCGATGTTACGCGCGAAGCCGACGTGCGACGCCTTTTTGACCTTGCGGACAAGAAGAAGTCGCTCGAACTCGCGGTCTACAATGTCGGAAACAACATCGCGCTACCGCTGCTCGAAACATCCCCCGAAACGTTCGAATCCTTGTGGAAGCAGAACGCCTTCGGAGGCTTCCTTTTCGGGAGCGAGGCCGTGCGGCGACTGGCGTCGCGCGGCAAGGGAACCCTGATCTTCACGGGCGCAACGGCATCGCTTCGGGCTCGGCCGCCATTCGTCGCATTCGCCTCGGCGAAAGCCGCCTTGCGTGCGGTCGCGCAAGGGCTCGCGCGTGAGTTCGGCCCGAAAGGCGTTCATGTCGCCCACGTGATCGTCGACGGTGTGATCGACGGCGATTATGCGCGCGGAAAATTCGCCGCCTACGTCGAATCCAAGGGCGACGACGGCCTCCTGGAGCCCGACGCAATCGCGGATGCCTATTGGACGCTGCATCGCCAGCACGACAGCACCTGGACGCATGAACTCGACCTGCGCCCGTTCAAGGAACCGTTTTAA
- a CDS encoding YdhR family protein, whose translation MSIKKVYLYAEIQVAIPFKDIDWPAINVAMKKEKGLKSKTWLSGINTHSIGGFYEFDSVENAKAYAEGYLAAAAKQLGGSLSVKLFDGDVVADASRDIASPYYADKKEGKSDKKK comes from the coding sequence GTGAGCATCAAGAAAGTGTACCTGTACGCCGAGATTCAGGTTGCGATTCCGTTCAAGGATATCGACTGGCCCGCCATCAACGTTGCGATGAAGAAGGAAAAGGGGCTGAAGAGCAAGACATGGCTCTCCGGCATCAACACCCACAGTATCGGTGGCTTCTACGAATTCGACAGCGTGGAAAACGCGAAGGCTTACGCCGAGGGCTACCTCGCGGCGGCAGCGAAGCAACTCGGCGGAAGCCTTTCGGTGAAGCTGTTCGATGGCGACGTCGTGGCCGATGCGAGCCGCGATATCGCCTCGCCCTATTACGCCGACAAGAAAGAAGGCAAGAGCGACAAGAAGAAATAG
- a CDS encoding alpha/beta fold hydrolase, with protein MAESYYSQDIHGPFQIADIGDFELENGGKLRNLKLAYATFGTLSARKDNAILFPTWYSGTNKVLEQSYIGEGRALDPARYFIILVNQIGNGLSSSPSNTPIPFNAAAFPSVTIGDDVRAQHKLVTETFGIEKLALVLGGSMGAQQTYEWAIRFPDAVKRAAPLAGLGRGTPYTKLLVDTFIEAIASDPAFDGGWYADGAAAQRGLRRHAHLFAASGFSPALYTHERWLELSFSSAEDFLRGFVEAHFLPQDPNNLILLARKWRDHDVGRNAGGSLKEAFARITAKTFVIAIKNDAFFPLKDVAAEQALISDSELKLVASDWGHLALFGTEGAYRETVDGYLKELLAAA; from the coding sequence GTGGCGGAAAGCTATTACTCGCAAGATATTCACGGGCCGTTCCAGATCGCCGATATCGGCGATTTCGAACTCGAAAACGGCGGGAAGCTCAGAAATCTCAAACTGGCCTACGCAACCTTTGGAACGCTGTCCGCGAGGAAGGACAACGCGATCCTTTTTCCGACCTGGTATTCGGGCACGAACAAGGTTCTGGAGCAGTCCTATATCGGTGAAGGACGCGCACTCGATCCGGCGCGCTATTTCATCATCCTCGTGAACCAGATCGGCAACGGCCTTTCGAGTTCGCCCAGCAATACGCCGATCCCCTTCAACGCCGCCGCTTTCCCGAGCGTCACCATCGGCGACGATGTGCGTGCGCAGCACAAGCTCGTCACCGAAACGTTCGGCATCGAAAAGCTCGCCCTCGTGCTCGGCGGTTCGATGGGCGCGCAGCAGACCTATGAATGGGCCATCCGCTTCCCTGACGCTGTGAAACGCGCCGCTCCCCTGGCCGGACTGGGCCGCGGCACGCCATACACCAAGCTTCTCGTGGACACATTCATCGAAGCCATCGCCAGCGATCCGGCCTTCGATGGCGGGTGGTACGCGGACGGTGCCGCCGCGCAGCGCGGCCTCCGCCGCCATGCGCACCTGTTCGCCGCTTCAGGTTTCTCGCCCGCGCTTTACACGCATGAGCGATGGCTTGAGTTAAGCTTTTCATCCGCAGAGGACTTCCTGCGCGGCTTCGTCGAAGCGCACTTCCTGCCGCAAGATCCCAACAACCTCATCCTGCTCGCCCGGAAATGGCGCGATCACGATGTCGGCCGTAACGCTGGCGGCAGCCTGAAGGAAGCGTTTGCCCGGATCACAGCGAAGACTTTCGTCATCGCCATCAAAAACGACGCCTTCTTCCCGCTGAAGGACGTCGCCGCCGAGCAGGCCCTGATTTCGGACAGCGAACTGAAGCTCGTCGCCTCCGACTGGGGCCACCTCGCGCTTTTCGGAACCGAGGGCGCCTATCGCGAGACCGTCGACGGCTATCTCAAGGAGCTTCTGGCAGCCGCCTGA